The Symphalangus syndactylus isolate Jambi chromosome 8, NHGRI_mSymSyn1-v2.1_pri, whole genome shotgun sequence genome includes a window with the following:
- the NEU2 gene encoding sialidase-2 has protein sequence MASLPVLQKDSVFQSGAQAYRIPALLYLPGQQTLLAFAEQRASKKDEHAELIVLRRGGYDAPTRQVQWQAQEVVAQARLDGHRSMNPCPLYDAQTGTLFLFFIAIPGQVTEQQQLQARANVTRLCQVTSTDHGRTWSSPRDLTDAAIGPAYREWSTFAVGPGHCLQLHNRAQSLVVPAYAYRNLHPIQRPSPSAFCFLSHDHGRTWARGHFVAQDTLECQVAEVEAGEQRVVTLNARSHLRARVQAQSNNDGLDFQESQLVKKLVEPPPQGCQGSVISFPSPRSGPGSPAQWLLYTHPTHSWQRADLGAYLNPRPPAPEAWSEPVLLAKGSCAYSDLQSMGTGPDGSPLFGCLYEANDYEEIVFLMFTLKQAFPAECLPQ, from the exons ATGGCGTCCCTCCCTGTCCTGCAGAAGGACAGCGTGTTTCAGTCGGGAGCCCAAGCCTACAGAATCCCTGCCCTGCTCTACCTGCCTGGGCAGCAGACCCTGCTGGCCTTCGCGGAACAGCGGGCAAGCAAGAAGGATGAGCATGCGGAGCTGATTGTCCTGCGCAGAGGAGGCTACGATGCGCCCACTCGCCAGGTTCAG TGGCAAGCTCAGGAAGTGGTGGCCCAGGCCCGGCTGGATGGCCACCGGTCCATGAACCCATGCCCCTTGTATGACGCGCAGACGGGgaccctcttcctcttcttcattgCCATCCCTGGGCAAGTCACGGAGCAACAGCAGCTGCAGGCCAGGGCCAATGTGACGCGGCTGTGCCAAGTCACCAGCACTGACCACGGGAGGACCTGGAGCTCCCCCAGAGACCTCACTGATGCGGCCATCGGCCCAGCCTACCGGGAGTGGTCCACCTTTGCGGTGGGCCCGGGGCATTGTTTGCAGCTTCACAACAGGGCCCAGAGCCTGGTGGTGCCCGCCTATGCCTACCGGAACCTTCACCCCATCCAAAGGCCGAgcccctctgccttctgcttccTCAGCCATGACCATGGGCGCACGTGGGCGCGAGGGCACTTTGTGGCCCAGGACACCCTGGAGTGCCAGGTGGCTGAAGTGGAGGCTGGGGAGCAGAGGGTGGTGACCCTCAACGCGAGAAGCCACCTCCGAGCCAGGGTCCAGGCCCAGAGCAACAATGACGGGCTTGATTTTCAGGAGTCTCAGCTGGTGAAGAAACTGGTGGAGCCGCCGCCCCAGGGCTGCCAGGGGAGTGTCATCAGCTTCCCCAGCCCCCGCTCGGGGCCTGGCTCCCCAGCCCAGTGGCTGCTCTACACTCACCCCACACACTCCTGGCAGAGGGCCGACCTGGGCGCCTACCTCAACCCACGACCTCCAGCCCCTGAGGCCTGGTCGGAGCCGGTACTGCTGGCCAAGGGCAGCTGTGCCTACTCAGACCTCCAGAGCATGGGCACCGGCCCCGATGGGTCCCCCTTGTTTGGGTGTCTGTATGAAGCCAATGATTACGAGGAGATTGTCTTTCTCATGTTCACCCTGAAGCAAGCCTTCCCGGCTGAGTGCCTGCCTCAATGA